In Streptomyces sp. NBC_01408, one DNA window encodes the following:
- a CDS encoding histidine kinase: MHAAFFLLLGASVARFLLRHPGEPRTPWVLALSITLALLYVLGPAVGASRQPGATPHPGTAKPPGRATAQPTRRATAQPTRQPTRRLLWLGLVVATWVVLVVLAPSFAWCAVPLFFTALRTLPPRAAIVLVALLTVFVVIAQLQLATAFDPNLLLAPPAVAALATAVFVHMERQAQAQRALIDDLIRTRRELAATERREGTLAERQRLSMEIHDTLAQNLSSQQMLLQAADRTWDTDPGTARAHVRTATGIAARGLAEARRLVHDLAPAELADGAGLAEALRALDAGPDIEVRFHLEGTPAPLPDRVQSALLRIAQGALANVREHSGARTAALTLSFLGDQVVLDVADDGHGFAKPRTAAATERGHGLPAMRARVRQLGGTLTIESTPGEGTVLSAAIPLEPAP; this comes from the coding sequence ATGCACGCCGCGTTCTTCCTGCTCCTCGGCGCATCGGTGGCCCGCTTCCTCCTCCGCCACCCCGGCGAACCCCGCACCCCCTGGGTCCTCGCCCTCAGCATCACCCTGGCCCTGCTGTACGTCCTCGGCCCGGCCGTCGGCGCCTCCCGCCAGCCCGGCGCAACCCCCCACCCCGGCACCGCCAAGCCCCCCGGCCGAGCAACGGCGCAGCCGACCCGCCGAGCAACGGCGCAGCCGACCCGGCAGCCGACCCGCCGCCTCCTCTGGCTCGGCCTCGTCGTGGCCACCTGGGTGGTCCTCGTCGTCCTCGCCCCGAGCTTCGCCTGGTGCGCCGTACCGCTCTTCTTCACCGCCCTGCGCACGCTCCCGCCCCGCGCCGCGATCGTCCTCGTCGCCCTGCTCACCGTCTTCGTCGTGATCGCCCAGCTCCAGCTCGCCACCGCCTTCGACCCCAACCTCCTCCTGGCCCCGCCGGCCGTCGCCGCCCTCGCCACCGCCGTCTTCGTCCACATGGAGCGCCAGGCACAGGCCCAGCGCGCGCTGATCGACGACCTGATCCGCACCCGCAGGGAACTGGCCGCCACCGAACGCCGCGAAGGCACCCTCGCCGAACGGCAGCGGCTGTCCATGGAGATCCACGACACCCTCGCGCAGAACCTGTCCAGCCAGCAGATGCTGCTCCAGGCCGCGGACCGGACCTGGGACACCGACCCCGGCACCGCCCGCGCGCACGTCCGTACCGCCACCGGCATCGCCGCCCGCGGCCTCGCCGAGGCACGCCGGCTCGTCCACGACCTGGCCCCCGCCGAACTCGCCGACGGTGCCGGCCTCGCCGAGGCCCTGCGCGCCCTGGACGCGGGCCCGGACATCGAGGTCCGCTTCCACCTCGAAGGCACTCCGGCCCCGCTCCCCGACCGCGTGCAGTCGGCCCTGCTGCGCATAGCCCAGGGCGCGCTGGCGAACGTACGCGAGCACTCCGGAGCCCGTACCGCCGCGCTCACCCTGAGCTTCCTGGGCGACCAGGTCGTCCTGGACGTCGCCGACGACGGCCACGGCTTCGCCAAACCCCGCACCGCCGCCGCCACGGAACGCGGCCACGGCCTCCCGGCGATGCGCGCCCGCGTCCGCCAGCTGGGCGGCACCCTGACGATCGAATCCACGCCGGGCGAGGGCACCGTCCTCTCCGCGGCCATTCCCCTGGAGCCGGCCCCATGA
- a CDS encoding response regulator transcription factor, whose protein sequence is MTTILLCDDHVVVRAGLLALLGSEPDIEVLGEAGSGEEAVALAAKLRPDVVLMDLQLGEGIDGVEATRRITAVPQPPHVLVLTTYDTDADITRAIGAGATGYLLKAERPEELFAAIHSAAEGRTTLSPPVASRVMAHMRGARPTLTDRELDILGQLARGLGNRDIARALFISEATVKTHLGRIYDKLGVDTRAGAVSVAKEQRLLP, encoded by the coding sequence ATGACGACGATCCTCCTCTGCGACGACCACGTGGTGGTCCGGGCGGGCCTGCTGGCCCTCCTCGGCAGCGAGCCCGACATCGAGGTGCTCGGCGAGGCGGGCAGCGGCGAGGAGGCCGTCGCCCTGGCCGCCAAACTCCGGCCCGACGTGGTCCTGATGGACCTCCAGCTGGGCGAGGGCATCGACGGCGTCGAGGCCACCCGCCGCATCACGGCCGTGCCCCAGCCCCCGCACGTCCTGGTCCTCACCACGTACGACACGGACGCGGACATCACCCGGGCGATCGGCGCGGGCGCTACGGGCTACCTCCTCAAGGCCGAGCGCCCGGAAGAGCTGTTCGCCGCGATCCACTCGGCGGCCGAGGGCCGCACCACCCTGTCCCCGCCGGTGGCCAGCCGCGTGATGGCCCACATGCGCGGCGCCCGCCCCACCCTCACCGACCGCGAGCTCGACATCCTCGGCCAGCTGGCCCGCGGCCTCGGCAACCGCGACATCGCCCGCGCACTGTTCATCAGCGAGGCCACGGTCAAGACCCACCTGGGCCGCATCTACGACAAGCTCGGCGTCGACACCCGCGCGGGCGCCGTCTCGGTGGCCAAGGAACAACGCCTTCTGCCCTGA